ATAGATATGGGCTCTTTGTTCTTGAAGAGATCCCAGTGTGGAATGTTCCTGTGGATATTTTAACAACGGAAAGATATATTTCACTTGCAAAGGATTATGTTTCAGAGATGATCACCAGGGATAAGAATCATCCAAGCGTTCTGGCGTGGGGCATTGGGAACGAGTTTGATTCTGCAGATGAAGAAGCAAGGAAGTATGTCAAGGAATTGGTTAAATTTGTTAAGTCAATTGACAATAGACCCGTTTATTACGCCTCAAGGATGATAAAAAATGATGTTTGTGTGGATCTTGTTGATCTTGCATGTGTCAATGTTTACATTGATGATTTTGAAAAATTTACGGAGAGCATAGAATACTGGAGAAGTAAATATCGTGATAAACCAGTTATAATAACCGAGTATGGGAAAGCGGTTCAAATTGGAAACAGAAATGGTTATTCAGATCCTTTTTCGTATGAAAGTCAGGCAAAGTATATACTTGAGCGATACAGGTTGATTCAGGAGATGAATTATGATGGCTCTTTTGTTTGGGTTTTTGCCGATTGGAGGGGTGAAAGACCTGTTATGACGCTTCCAAATCAAGATTTATATCTTTACACAATGGGGGTTGTTTCGTATGATAGGGAAAAAAGACCAGCTTATGAGGTTCTGAAGGCGCTTTATACGGATGGGAAAGTCCCAACGCTTGCAATTGGTGATTATTCTGAAAGCATCCCTGCCATCTATACAGTTGCTGGTATAGTTCTTTTACTTTTCCTTTCCTATATCTACTACTCATATCGCTGGTTCAGGGAGAATTTTAACAGGGCAACTTTCAGACCTTATAATTTCTTTGCTGATGTAAGAGATCAATATATGATATCATTCGGGCAAACAAGTTTGCTTGCGTTAATAATTTCAACAACGCTTGGTGTTTTTATCGGTGGTGTTTTAAACAGGTTAAAGCAAAATGAGTTTCTTGATTATATCCTAACGCATTTGATCTTCATTGACTGGTTGAAGGTGAAGTTAATTTCAATGATATGGAATCCGGTTGCTTCTGTGTTATATTGTTCTCTTTTTTCATTTGTTTTGATTTTGCTTTTGACATTTGTCGTTCAAATTTTTTCAGCCTTCGTTCGTGTTAAGGTCTTTTTAAATGATTCTTATTCTATTGTCGTATGGTCTTTTCTGCCTGTTATATTTTTGATTCCGATTGACATAGTTTTATATAGGGTGATAGGGAATTTTGAGGCTGGGATTATGATAGTTTTGCTTGGTTTGATTATCATTTTGATTTCATTCGTGAGGTTGATAAAGGGAATATCAATAATTTATGAGGTGAGTCAATTGCGTGTTTCTCTTTTCTCGCTGGGTTTAATTCTGATCTTGTTAAGTGCTTTTTTGATTTTTTACGATTTCAAATTTTCATCGCTTGCATATTTGAAGTTTTTGTTAAATATTTTAAATAGTGTAAAATAAAAGTTACAGGGGTAGATGTATCTTTCACGACTTGAGATATTTGGTTTTAAGTCATTTGCTCATAGGGTTGAGTTAAAATTTAACGGCGGAATAACAGCAATAGTTGGTCCAAATGGTTGTGGCAAAACTAACATAGTTGATGCAATAAGATGGGTTCTCGGGGAGCAAAGAGCCAGCGTTTTAAGAAGCGATAAGATGGAAGATGTAATCTTCAATGGGACAAAAGAAAGAAAACCGCTTGGAATGGCTGAGGTTTCAATTACAATTGAGAATACGAAGGGGATTCTACCGATGGAATATTCAGAGGTCACCATAACGAGAAGAGTTTTTAGATCAGGGGAAAGTGAGTATTTTTTGAATAAGGTTCCGTGCAGGTTGAAAGATATAATTGACTTATTCGCTGATACTGGTATGGGGGCTAACGCTTACTCTGTGATTGAGCTGAAAATGATTGAATCGCTTTTGAGTGAAAAGGCAGAGGAGCGAAGAAAACTTTTTGAGGAGGCAGCTGGCGTAACAAAATATAAACAAAGGAAAAAAATAACTTTCAGAAAACTTGAGGATGTTAAAAATGATCTTTCAAGAGTAAATGATATAATTCGGGAGGTTCAAAAAAATGTCGCATCGCTTGAGAGACAAGCAAAAAAAGCCGAAAAATATAACCAAATCCTTGAGGAATTAAGAAGAAATGAAATTGAACTGTTTGAGAGAGAATATT
This genomic interval from Candidatus Kryptobacter tengchongensis contains the following:
- a CDS encoding Beta-galactosidase/beta-glucuronidase, with product MVKKSFLVLCVLCFLNLNLRALQSEVKKFLFNGNPTLIGLDAGMFQDTETRFKVDLSGKWLAKIDGEKKWFEVLIPSAYDFTGKVTFRKSFNLPDTLVRNKTLFLVAYGINYECKVFVNGQFLTRHIGGYTSFVVRIPDRILNTGENILEIQVSNELNSKTTIPLRHQVWAWRNYGGIYRDIYILVAPKVWIDDARVVYSFSSNFSILNGEVEAYLSSGEISKLFNDKNFDVKLQIFEKTGEVFITETKPLTFFVDDLRSLKIKIPFTIYNPNLWSPETPSLYILKLLVTNLGRVVDEFIIVTGFRDIKIGNGDIYLNGRRVVLKGISRHEDHPRFGNALSYEEMERDIILIKSMGANAVRLGHYPAHPYILNLCDRYGLFVLEEIPVWNVPVDILTTERYISLAKDYVSEMITRDKNHPSVLAWGIGNEFDSADEEARKYVKELVKFVKSIDNRPVYYASRMIKNDVCVDLVDLACVNVYIDDFEKFTESIEYWRSKYRDKPVIITEYGKAVQIGNRNGYSDPFSYESQAKYILERYRLIQEMNYDGSFVWVFADWRGERPVMTLPNQDLYLYTMGVVSYDREKRPAYEVLKALYTDGKVPTLAIGDYSESIPAIYTVAGIVLLLFLSYIYYSYRWFRENFNRATFRPYNFFADVRDQYMISFGQTSLLALIISTTLGVFIGGVLNRLKQNEFLDYILTHLIFIDWLKVKLISMIWNPVASVLYCSLFSFVLILLLTFVVQIFSAFVRVKVFLNDSYSIVVWSFLPVIFLIPIDIVLYRVIGNFEAGIMIVLLGLIIILISFVRLIKGISIIYEVSQLRVSLFSLGLILILLSAFLIFYDFKFSSLAYLKFLLNILNSVK